One window from the genome of Amphiprion ocellaris isolate individual 3 ecotype Okinawa chromosome 23, ASM2253959v1, whole genome shotgun sequence encodes:
- the tmem185 gene encoding transmembrane protein 185-like — protein sequence MNLRGLFQDFNPSKFLIYSCLLLFSVLLSLRLDGVIQWSYWAVFTPIWLWKLLVIIGASVGTGVWAHNPQYRAEGETCVEFKAMLIAVGLHVLLLMFEVLVCDRVARGNYFWLLVFMPLFFVSPVSVAACVWGFRHDRSLELEVLCSVNILQFIFIALRLDQIINWPWLVVCVPLWILMSFLCLVVLYYIIWSVLFLRSIDIIAEQRRTHITMAISWMTIVVPLLTFEILLVHKLDGHNSLSYVCVFVPLWLSLLTLMATTFGQKGGNHWWFGIRKDFCHFLLELLPFLREYGNVSYDLQRSEDPEAADDLPDPEPPPKIAPMFHKKTGVVITQSPGKYFVPPPKLCIEMPD from the exons ATGAATTTAAGAGGACTCTTTCAGGACTTCAACCCCAG TAAGTTCCTGATCTACTCGTGCCTGCTCCTGTTCTCCGTGCTGCTGTCCTTGAGGCTGGATGGAGTCATCCAGTGGAGCTACTGGGCAGTGTTTACTCCCATATGGCTGTGGAAGCTGCTGGTCATCATCGGGGCGTCCGTGGGCACCGGAGTCTGGGCTCATAACCCTCAGTACAG GGCTGAAGGGGAGACCTGTGTGGAGTTTAAAGCCATGCTGATCGCTGTGGGCCTCCACGTCCTGCTGCTGATGTTCGAGGTGTTGGTGTGCGACCGAGTGGCCCGAGGAAACTACTTCTGGCTGCTCGTCTTCATGCCGCTCTTCTTTGTGTCGCCCGTGTCAGTCGCAGCATGTGTCTGGGGCTTCAGACACGACCGCTCCCTCGAG CTCGAGGTTCTGTGTTCCGTCAATATTCTGCAGTTTATCTTCATCGCTCTGAGGCTGGACCAGATCATCAACTGGCCCTGGCTG GTGGTCTGCGTTCCTCTGTGGATCCTCATGTCCTTCCTGTGCCTTGTGGTTCTTTACTACATCATCTGGTCGGTCCTCTTCCTGCGCTCCATCGACATCATCGCTGAGCAGCGCCGGACTCACATCACCATGGCGATCAGCTGGATGACCATCGTTGTGCCGCTTCTCACCTTCGAG ATCCTCCTGGTTCATAAACTGGACGGCCACAACAGTCTGAGTTACGTCTGTGTGTTCGTCCCTCTCTGGCTCTCTCTGCTCACTCTCATGGCCACCACCTTCGGCCAGAAGGGAGGAAACCACT GGTGGTTTGGCATCAGGAAGGACTTCTGCCACTTCCTGTTggagctcctccccttcctgcGGGAGTACGGCAACGTGTCCTACGACCTCCAGCGCAGCGAGGACCCCGAGGCGGCCGACGACCTGCCCGACCCGGAGCCGCCGCCCAAGATCGCCCCGATGTTCCACAAGAAGACCGGCGTGGTGATCACACAGAGTCCCGGGAAGTACTTCGTCCCACCGCCGAAACTCTGCATCGAAATGCCCGACTAG
- the LOC118469131 gene encoding uncharacterized protein LOC118469131 — translation MIFKDRTHLTVMSSPLSDMSVNSSSSSNDSLLHRNISSISSDLILFFYCLTSKPSSFIFTTFTLTSILFLLPLCIFIMYHGLQQWRLNHSTSSAATMSHSDSFTYNMVTMEMIGIFGCILCCCGVCSDHLNILFVGFFLFSFTWFGESFFHVLTCVERYLAVVHPITYLSLRTERGIRIRNISISCVWLICFVILGLLKMENLVAIVNWSLLTLSLAIISFCCLSVLCVLIGPGPGEQGGGRKRVDQSKQRAFYTILVILGVLVLRFTWNLIWSVLYELESDLECVIMTTGLCFNLPSALVLPLLFLHRAGKLVCWKKNIQ, via the coding sequence ATGATATTCAAAGATAGAACCCATTTGACGGTCATGTCCTCTCCTCTTTCAGACATGTCTGTAAACTCGTCTTCATCCTCCAATGACTCCCTTCTTCACAGAAACATTTCCTCCATTAGCTCTGacctcattttatttttctattgtcTGACCTCCAAACCAagctccttcatcttcaccacGTTCACCTTAACCagcatcctcttcctcctccctctctgcatcTTCATCATGTATCATGGTCTCCAACAATGGAGACTAAATCACTCCACCTCCTCAGCAGCAACCATGAGtcactctgacagcttcacCTACAACATGGTCACCATGGAGATGATTGGTATCTTTGGGTGTATCCTCTGCTGTTGTGGTGTCTGCAGTGATCATTTAAACATATTATTTGTAgggttctttcttttttctttcacctGGTTCGGAGAGAGTTTTTTCCACGTCCTGACCTGTGTGGAGCGCTACCTGGCTGTGGTTCATCCCATCACCTACCTGAGcctgagaacagagagagggaTCAGAATCAGgaacatcagcatcagctgtgtctggctaatttgttttgtaattttaggcTTATTGAAGATGGAAAACTTGGTTGCCATTGTGAATTGGTCACTCTTGACATTATCTTTAGCCATAATCTCTTTCTGCTGcctttctgttctctgtgttctgattgGTCCAGGTCCAGGGGAACAGGGTGGGGGCAGGAAGAGGGTTGACCAATCAAAGCAGAGGGCATTCTACACCATTCTGGTCATATTGGGAGTGCTGGTGTTGAGGTTTACTTGGAATCTGATTTGGTCTGTACTGTATGAGCTGGAAAGTGATCTCGAATGTGTGATAATGACAACTGGTCTTTGCTTTAATCTGCCCAGTGCTCTGGTGTTGCCTCTGCTGTTTCtacacagagcaggaaaatTAGTGTGTtggaagaaaaacatccagtga